A stretch of DNA from Pongo abelii isolate AG06213 chromosome 10, NHGRI_mPonAbe1-v2.0_pri, whole genome shotgun sequence:
GAAGGACTCTCCTGGGCTGGACCGCATTCCTGTGAGTCCGGCCGCGCTAGGATGCCCTTCGGCCGGTCGGCTCCCCAGCTCTGCTGGACCTGTTTGGGTAGAGGGCCCCGTTCAGCTGAACTGGATCCTCCTGAGCCTGCTGGGGGCCGAGGTCCCCTAATAAATGGGCCCCTGGACCCTCAGCCTGGAACCCCCGGCCATCAGTGAAGTTCCCGCTCAGCCAGGCCCCCCCCCCAGCCCTCTGGCAGGCCAGAAGCCTTACCTGCTTCCTCCGCCCCGGCCCCATGGCAGCCCTCCCCCATTGCAGCCTGCCCGGCCTCCCTCCCTCTTTGGGTCGGGAGCGTTGCCCCTTAGTGTGCAGGTGGGTTCTTCCTCAAAACACATAGCCGTGGCATTTCCTGCTCATTTAAAACTGTgccacattaaaacaaaaataaagtttcagTTTGTGTACAGACTCCGACATGTGAATCCTGCTTTTGACATTCTCGTGAATTAAGAATGATTTCAGGGTTTCAGAAATGCGTTTCCTGCACAAAAGGCAACCATCCTAAGCTTTTTCGTTGATAGGAGGATGGGTGGGAAGAAAAATGTTGCCCAGTCCCTGCCCTGGGTGATCTCCCTTTTTCTGTTCTCTGCCAAGCCAGTCCCTGACTTGAcgtcttttctcttgctgctgtttTCCCTGCAGGAGTGTGCACTCACCTAGTTAGGCCTATCTTGGCCTGCCCATCACTCCTGGCCTGCAGTCTCCTAACCCTGTGGCAGCAGCAGCATTCCCTGGATGGATTGAAGGCTGCCATGGTGTCTGCTGAGCTGCTATAGCAGGCAGCCCAGGGCTGTTCAGGTGCACCTCAGGTTGCCGATGGCAGCTCTAGTAATTTGGGGATGGAAGTTTGTGGGGAGTAGGCCTTGGTCCACCCTGTGCGAAAGGGAATTCCCATTTCCTaaaagagttttaatttgatTCTAGATATTTGGATGCCCCCGTTTCCCAACACTGTTTGGGTTGGGACTGTCCTTAGCAGGCCTGAGCGTATCTTTAGACATTCTTGCTAGTTTTATTGAAACAGTGTGAAAAAGCTTCTTTTCTTCTGAACCAGTTTTCATTTAGGGCTCTGAAAGTACACAGATGCTCAGCACCTGGTCTTGGTAACCTCATGCCCTCTCCTGCCATCCAAGTGAGTTAGGGTATTCTGTGCCTGGCCCTAGGCAGGATTCTCATTGGGCACTCAGATCCTATCTGGGGGCTTGGGATTGTTGCTCATTGTCCAAACCCACCTCTGCAGCTTCTTAGAGAGTCTGGCAACCTCTTTGTTACTCTTCTTAACGTCTTGTTCATTCTATCCAGCAGATTATTTGAGTTCCCTCTAAGAGTCCAAAGCCAATGTTATCCTTTTAGCAGTTACAGAATAATCAGTAGTTGTCAAGTTTGCCATCTTACTAAAGAGACAGCTTGTAAAACACGAAAACAACTAACTCAGGCAATAAAAGATCAAGTATCAAAATGAGCTGTGGAGAAGATGCTATCCGGAATCATCCTAGAAAGAAATCAGTGAAATTTGCTGTGATTAGAATTATTTCAATATGCTGCTCACATTCTAGTCACTTGGGCCTAATGCCTTCACCGGCAGATTTATCCTCTTGCCTGGATATGTATGATATGTATTGTCTACTGTATGATTTTGTGTAGCCCACAAACTAAggtttgtacatttttaaatggttgaaaaaaactttaaaatcttGAGACACGTGGTTATGTAAAATTCatatttcagtgtccataaatacaGTTTTACTGGAATATagccacattcattcatttgcgtATTGTCTGTGGATGCTTTTGTGGCTACAATgatagagttgagtagttgtgacagagaccatgtgGCGGCAAAGCCTAAATTATTTAgaatctggctctttacagaaaagtttgctGATCTCGGCTTTCTTACACTGACAGTTGGCAAACTAGCGTTGGCAAACTAGCACTGTATTatctgctaagtcagtttaaaTGTCTTAGATTGGAATTCTATAAAAAGTTCGCCCTGTTCTGACATCCAACTTGATAGATGATGGAAGATTTTTATGTGTTTCCAAAGAAATCCACCTTTTCTATCCTAGTTTCTAAAAGTTTTGCAATTTTTCATCCAAAGCAagtccttgttcttttttttctttgttggatcCCCTAATTCTGTCCATACAACTTCTGCTGGTGATAACACATGAGAAAGTTTTTGGGAGTATTTTAAGTGTATTGTGTAAGAAAAAATCTGAGTTTGCTTcaaaacttgaaaattaaataaatggtagTTTTGGAGGATTATTTAACAATGTTGGTTTCTCTCACTTGTTTTCAGATTATTTATGTAAACCCGAAGACAACATCTACAGTATTGATTTCACCCGCTTCAAAATTCGAGATTTGGAGACAGGGACAGTACTTTTTGAGATTGCCAAACCTTGCGTTTCAGGTAGGCCTCTACGTTGTAGTGACCACTAGACAGTTTTGAGCCAAAGGTCTTTGAAACTCAAATCTTTGTGTGCCACTGCATCCTGTTTCTTGGACTCCAGTGTGTCCCACTTCTGTGACCTCTTCCCATGGCCTggcctgccaggcatggtggtttgaaGCTGCGTTCAGAGGCTGATGTTTGTTGGATGTCTATTCTGTGCTGGTCACTGTGTTCCACGTCTTTGTGCACATCAGTGTATGTAATCCTCACACCTCTTTGAGTAATTACtgttatctctgttttacagcGAAGGATCTGAGGCCTAGAATTCCCAGGCGGCTCTTTCCTAAGGCCCTGTGCTGGTTCATCTTACCATGTTGCCTCCAGTTGGGAAAGGAATCCTTGAAATTAAACTATAATGAGGAAAACTTACCTGAGCCTGGAGCCCTCTTGGAGGGTGATAGGGAGGATCCTGGTCCAGACATGAGGCAGTTTGAGCCATCTTCTTGCTCTCCTTTACGTATTGCCTTGGATTTCCCAGACCTGGTTTGGATTTTAATCTCAACTATTTTCTGGAAGAACAGACCCAGGAACTCAACTACTTGGGGTTCCTTAAATTAGCCTCCGATAGCCGCTTCCTGTGCTTGTAATAAAGTGCCAGGGTGATCTGGACCACAGAAGCCTTTGGAGTATCTCACTGGAGGTGTAGCGCCCCCTGGAGTTAGTAATTTGTTAGAACACTGGCACAGATACCCATAGTATCAGTGTGGTTTGTAAACTTACTTTGCAGTGTTTCTCATCTGATTTCCTACTTAGAGCCTGCAAATTTGATAAGGCCCCGATTTCACCCCTACCTGGTGGTATTTATGCTATCATAATCTAATACTGACCAAGGCACCTAAAGGCTCAAGTTCATgcgtagttttgttgttgttgttgttttgtggggggtttttttgtgttgtttgttttgagacacagtcttgctctgtcacccaggctggagtgcagtggcacaatcttggctcactgcaacctctgcctcctgggttcaagagcttctcctgcctcagcgtcccgagtagctgagattacaggtgcccgccaccatgcctagctaatttttgtatttttaatagagacgggatttcaccgtgttggtcaggctggtgtcagaCGCCTGACCtttgattcgcctgccttggtctcccaaagtgctgggattacaagcgtgagccactgcgcctggttgCTCATGGGTAGTTTTTTATTGGGATGGTCAGATCAAGACCAGCTAGCTTCCTGGGTCTGTGGTGTTCTCATCCCTAAGCCACATATCACAGTACCTGGGACATTGCAAGGACTCCAGGCCTACTACAGGTATGTGGATTTGGATTAGACTCAAGAGTTGTCAGTTCAGTATAAGACGGAACTGTTTCAAGAAGGTCAGCTGAAGATACTGTAAAGTATCTTGGTTTTgagtctctctagtttttacattTAAGGATCTTGATTCACTTGTAATATTCCCCacattgaggctgggtgcggtggatcacgcctgtaattccagcactttgggaggctgaggcaggcagatcacttgagccccaggagtttgagaccagcctgggcaacatggcgagaccccatctgtacaaaaaatacaaaaaaattagccaggcgtggtggcacatgcctgtggtccctgctactcaggaggctgaggtggaaggatggcttgagcctgggagatcaaggctgcagtgagccgtgatcactgcattgcactccagcaaaggtgacagagtgagaccctatctcaaaataaatcaataaatataaacaatagaATATCCTCACACTGAATCAGTACCTTTCTGCAGCACTTGTTCTGATGAATTTGAATCCCCAAGATTTGCTCTAACTCTCTCTGAGTCACATTGTTGCAGCCAGGGTTTTAGAGTCTCTGGGGGTGAACCCCTACTCAGCCTGGTTGCCCAGTCGCTCTTGGGCTTGTCAAAAGCAGAGATGTTTGATGCTGAAAGTCTTTTCTTATGTTGTACCCATGTACAGCTTAGACCTGGAGAAAATAGCCTCACTGGACACTGGAGGGTACTAACTCCTATTCACGTTAGAATGCTTgttctctgattctttttttttttttttgagacggagtttcactcttgttgcccaggctggagtgcagtggcgcaatctcggctcactgcaacctccgcctcctgggttcaagcaattctcctgcctcagccttccgagtagctgggattacaggtatgcgccaccacgcctggctaattttgtattttaagtagagacagggtttctccatgttggtcaggctggtcttgaactcctgacctcaggagatccgcccgcctcggcctccaaaagtgctgggattacaggcatgagccaccgcgcccagccctctgattcattttacaaatctttcatctcctgggttcaggaatGGACTAGACCGGAGACCAGCATTAACCTTGTAGAGGCCACCACATCTGCTTCACCCTTTCCCAGGTGGTCAAAGGGTTAGGCCTGGTATGGCCTAGAAGTAGACATCAGTCAAGGAACTATAGTATCCCAAGGCTGTAGGTCAGTGTcttctatttaaataataaaagtatttttagtgGTTTATCTTTGCAGCCTGTCagaaatttttatattcattgaAATAACTTTCTGATAAGTGTCAATTTTTGTAGCCTCATTCTTTTAGGTTGGTGCTAGCGCTTCAACTTGGTTAACTGCAGACCTAGTCTGTATAGTATAGAGCATGTCAGGGGCCCAGTTCCCAGCTTGTGTTTCAGGCTTCACCCTTAGGATATGGCATAAGCCCTCAAACTATTAAAAAAGGCTAATAGCTTAGTGTTGAAGAACAGGCCTTGAGTCAGAtggacctggattcaaatccctgTTCCCCCCTCTTACTGTTTGAGGGACTTTGGACATGTTACCTGACTTCTCTGAACTTGAgcttcctgatctgtaaaatagagacagTAACTCCTtgaagggttgttgtgaggagtCTGGCCTATGGCAAGTGTCCTGCCGTATAGCAAGTGCACAGTAAACACTGGCCATTCTTCTTGTTGGTGTGATTACTGGGATTGGTTGCCATTGTGCTGTTGGGATGGGTGATAGAACTCTTGGGTTGAGAATGTCGAGATGGTGCACTGAAGATTCTGTGTGCTCTTTCAGAccaggaggaggatgaggaggagggaggtggagaCGTGGACATCAGCGCAGGACGTTTTGTCCGCTATCAGTTCACACCGGCATTTCTCCGCCTCCGGACAGTTGGGGCTACGTGAGTACCATTACTACCTGAGGGGAGAACGTTCTGTTTGTTCACAGAAGAGTGTTTTGGGTTGGGTTTCGGGTTGGCTTTAGAGGAGGGAGAAGGCAAAGTCGGGCTTACAGAGGTTTATTTTCCAGGGTGGAGTTCACAGTGGGAGACAGACCTGTGTCAAACTTCCGGATGATTGAACGGCACTATTTCCGGGAACACTTGCTGAAAAACTTTGACTTTGATTTTGGCTTCTGCATCCCCAGCAGTAGGAACACTTGTGAACATATCTATGAGTTTCCCCAGCTTTCGGAGGATGTCAGTATGTATCCCCTGACTCTTACAGCACTCTAGATTCTGAGGGCTACAAGGAACAAACCTTGAAACCCATCTGGTTCAGAGCCCTGGCTTTGTCTCGTGGCAGTGCTGACATGATGTGTATCTGGTCATTTGACCTCAGGCTTCTCATTTCCTATTGCTCCTGGCTCCTGTTCCAAACTCTGACTCGGCCCGTATGGGAGCAGtgaagggtttgtttgtttgtttttgtttttgtttttttcccctgagacagagtcttgttctgtctgttgcccaggctggagtgcagtggcgcgatctcggctcactgtaacctccgcctcccaggttcaagcgattctcctgcctcagcctcctgagtagctgggattacaccacgcctggctagtttttgtattttcagtagagacagggtttcaccatgttggccaggctggtctcgaacacttgagctcatgatccaccctcctcggcctcccaaaatgctgggattacaggtgtgagccaccgcccccggcccttttgtttttttctttttttttttttgagatggagtcttgccctattgcccaggctggagtgcagtggtgcagtcttggctcactgcatcctccgtctcctgggttcaagtgattctcctgcctcagcctctcgagtagctgggatttacaggcgcctgccaccatgcccggctaattttttgtattttttgtagagacagagtttcaccatgttggtcaggctggtctcgaactcctgacctt
This window harbors:
- the UNC119B gene encoding protein unc-119 homolog B isoform X1; translated protein: MSGSNSKAAAATSAAGPGGLVAGKEEKKKAGGGVLNRLKARRQAPHHAADDGVGAAVTEQELLALDTIRPEHVLRLSRVTENYLCKPEDNIYSIDFTRFKIRDLETGTVLFEIAKPCVSDQEEDEEEGGGDVDISAGRFVRYQFTPAFLRLRTVGATVEFTVGDRPVSNFRMIERHYFREHLLKNFDFDFGFCIPSSRNTCEHIYEFPQLSEDVIRLMIENPYETRSDSFYFVDNKLIMHNKADYAYNGGQ
- the UNC119B gene encoding protein unc-119 homolog B isoform X2, with the protein product MSGSNSKAAAATSAAGPGGLVAGKEEKKKAGGGVLNRLKARRQAPHHAADDGVGAAVTEQELLALDTIRPEHVLRLSRVTENYLCKPEDNIYSIDFTRFKIRDLETGTVLFEIAKPCVSAKDLRPRIPRRLFPKALCWFILPCCLQLGKESLKLNYNEENLPEPGALLEGDREDPGPDMRQFEPSSCSPLRIALDFPDLVWILISTIFWKNRPRNSTTWGSLN